A portion of the Streptomyces sp. NBC_00376 genome contains these proteins:
- a CDS encoding GTP-binding protein translates to MDFRSSDAITGPRHEDVLPTTATAAVKVVIVGGFGVGKTTMVGSVSEIRPLTTEETMTQAGVGVDDNFGVESKTATTVAMDFGRISISEELILYLFGTPGQERFWFLWNGLFEGALGAVVLVDTRRLEVSFDVIGRLEERGVPFVVAINTFPGAPKHPVEALRSALDLPDEVPMIDCDARLRGSSRDVLMTLMRYLHSLALPLA, encoded by the coding sequence ATGGACTTCAGAAGCTCTGACGCGATCACCGGCCCCCGGCACGAGGACGTCCTTCCCACCACGGCGACAGCCGCGGTGAAGGTCGTGATCGTCGGCGGGTTCGGGGTCGGCAAGACGACCATGGTCGGTTCCGTCAGCGAGATCCGGCCGCTGACCACCGAGGAGACCATGACCCAGGCCGGTGTCGGCGTGGACGACAACTTCGGCGTGGAGAGCAAGACCGCCACCACCGTCGCCATGGACTTCGGCCGGATCTCCATCAGTGAGGAGCTGATCCTCTATCTGTTCGGCACCCCGGGCCAGGAACGGTTCTGGTTCCTGTGGAACGGGCTGTTCGAAGGTGCCCTCGGGGCGGTGGTCCTCGTCGACACCCGGCGCCTCGAAGTCAGCTTCGACGTCATCGGGAGACTGGAGGAGCGCGGCGTGCCGTTCGTCGTCGCCATCAACACCTTCCCCGGTGCCCCGAAGCACCCCGTCGAGGCGCTGCGGAGCGCCCTGGACCTCCCCGACGAGGTCCCGATGATCGACTGCGACGCCCGACTGCGCGGCTCCAGCCGCGATGTGCTGATGACCCTGATGCGCTATCTGCACAGTCTGGCCCTCCCGCTCGCCTGA
- a CDS encoding 6-phospho-beta-glucosidase: MKLTILGGGGFRVPLVYGALLADHAEGRVSAVTLYDTDADRLTAVARVLGEQAAGVPDAPAVTATTELDEALRGADFVFSAIRVGGLEGRAADERVALDEGVLGQETVGAGGIAYGLRTVPVAVDLAQRIARIAPEAWVINFTNPAGLVTEAMSHYLGDRVIGICDSPVGLGRRIARVLGADPDRARIDYVGLNHLGWVRGLYVDGRDELPRLLADPELLGSFEEGRLFGTDWLRLLGAVPNEYLHYYYFNREAVRAYQDAEQTRGAFLREQQEGFYTRMKDPATPALSAWDRTRAEREATYMSENREVAGVGERDESDLESGGYEQVALALMRAVARNERTSLILNVRNRTTLPVLDADAVIEVPCLVDANGAHPVAVDPLPYHAVGLVTAVKAVERAVLDAAASGSRSTAVKAFALHPLVDSVTVAGRLVDGYIKVHPQLAYLNRP, translated from the coding sequence GTGAAGCTGACAATTCTGGGCGGCGGCGGATTCCGGGTTCCACTCGTGTACGGGGCGCTGCTCGCCGATCACGCCGAAGGCCGTGTGTCCGCGGTCACCCTCTACGACACCGACGCCGACCGGCTCACCGCCGTGGCCCGGGTGCTCGGCGAACAGGCCGCCGGCGTCCCGGACGCACCCGCCGTCACCGCCACCACCGAGCTCGACGAGGCGCTGCGCGGCGCCGACTTCGTCTTCTCGGCGATCCGCGTCGGCGGCCTCGAAGGCCGGGCGGCCGACGAACGGGTCGCTCTCGACGAGGGCGTACTCGGCCAGGAGACCGTCGGCGCGGGCGGCATCGCGTACGGACTGCGCACCGTGCCCGTCGCCGTCGACCTCGCCCAGCGCATCGCGCGGATCGCCCCCGAGGCCTGGGTCATCAACTTCACCAACCCGGCGGGCCTGGTCACCGAGGCCATGTCCCACTACCTGGGCGACCGGGTCATCGGCATCTGCGACTCGCCGGTGGGGCTCGGCCGCCGCATCGCCCGGGTGCTCGGCGCCGACCCCGACCGGGCCCGGATCGACTACGTCGGGCTCAACCATCTGGGCTGGGTCCGCGGACTGTACGTCGACGGCCGGGACGAACTCCCGAGGCTGCTCGCGGACCCGGAACTCCTCGGCTCCTTCGAGGAGGGCAGGCTCTTCGGCACCGACTGGCTGCGGTTGCTGGGCGCCGTCCCGAACGAGTACCTGCACTACTACTACTTCAACCGGGAAGCGGTCCGCGCCTACCAGGACGCCGAGCAGACCCGCGGCGCCTTCCTCCGCGAGCAGCAGGAGGGTTTCTACACCCGGATGAAGGACCCCGCCACCCCCGCCCTGTCCGCCTGGGACCGCACCCGCGCCGAGCGCGAAGCCACCTACATGTCGGAGAACAGGGAGGTCGCCGGGGTCGGCGAGCGGGACGAGAGCGATCTGGAGTCCGGCGGCTACGAGCAGGTGGCGCTCGCCCTCATGCGGGCCGTCGCCCGCAACGAACGGACCTCGCTCATCCTCAACGTCCGCAACCGCACCACGCTCCCGGTGCTCGACGCGGACGCCGTCATCGAGGTGCCGTGCCTGGTCGACGCCAATGGCGCCCACCCCGTTGCCGTCGACCCGCTGCCCTACCACGCCGTCGGGCTGGTCACCGCGGTCAAGGCCGTAGAGCGCGCGGTGCTGGACGCGGCGGCGAGCGGCTCCCGCAGCACCGCCGTGAAGGCCTTCGCCCTGCACCCGCTGGTCGACTCGGTGACCGTGGCGGGACGCCTCGTCGACGGCTACATCAAGGTCCATCCCCAACTCGCCTATCTGAACCGTCCGTAG
- a CDS encoding DUF5682 family protein, with the protein MSAVFLGVRHHSPACARLVERTVAELRPAQVLIEGPAEMNGRLDELLLGHELPVAVFSHYRDGQRAATSWAPLCDYSPEWVALRAGRAAGAEVRFIDLPAWHPAFAERTNRYADAEARYAEATERLCRQFAVDSSDALWDRLFEVEPDGGLAERLDAYFALVRGDAEADAGDRARETYMAAWVRAAVEAAGDRPVLVVTGGFHQPALRALTGPGARDGADGDGWEHGADGWPVVPAPPDDAMAGSFLVPYSFRKLDAFAGYQSGMPSPGYYQQVWEAGPEAAADGLLRVVVERLRARKYPVSTADLIAARSLAEGLTALRGHPSPARIDVLDGLAGALITDDLDQPLPWTGRGTLTAGAHPAVVEMVAACGGDRIGRLHPDTPAPPLVHDVAAQLAALGLDGGPEATYRLDLTDAAELERSRVLHRLRVLGIPGLERTAGPTHGVDPVFTERWEARPVLGREAALVEAGAYGATLAEAAAVALTGRTRGGAAEADGLAGALFDAVLCGMGGFSEQLLGELSSCVRELQASGPLGEILATALGLWRHDRVFGMARGPLLAAVVDGATVRLLWLLEGARGSSGVDFPRLRAVVAVRDAVLHAPESLSVTREVATGVARRISEDPQAPVDLRGASFGLARSLGRVPGSPGVSGDPAEAVRAVARAGADALGDWLAGLFALARDEVTGVVGDDDGDGPGGGAESLIDVLDGLVGALSDDEFLSGLPALRQAFAFFPPRERDRIAARLLERRGVRGSSRSLLRTTADPLLIARARALEESVSRLLARYELEATP; encoded by the coding sequence ATGTCCGCGGTGTTCCTGGGGGTGCGTCACCACTCCCCCGCCTGCGCACGGCTCGTCGAGCGGACCGTCGCGGAGCTCCGGCCCGCCCAGGTGCTGATCGAGGGGCCCGCCGAGATGAACGGCCGACTGGACGAGCTGCTGCTCGGGCACGAGCTGCCGGTCGCGGTGTTCAGCCACTACCGCGACGGGCAGCGGGCCGCGACGTCCTGGGCCCCGCTGTGCGACTACTCGCCGGAGTGGGTCGCGCTGCGGGCGGGGCGGGCGGCCGGGGCGGAGGTCCGGTTCATCGATCTGCCGGCCTGGCATCCGGCGTTCGCCGAGCGCACCAACCGCTACGCCGACGCGGAGGCCCGTTACGCGGAGGCGACGGAGCGGCTGTGCCGGCAGTTCGCGGTGGATTCCTCCGACGCCCTGTGGGACCGCCTGTTCGAGGTCGAGCCGGACGGCGGTCTCGCCGAACGGCTCGACGCGTACTTCGCGCTGGTGCGCGGTGACGCGGAGGCCGACGCGGGCGACCGGGCGCGGGAGACGTACATGGCCGCGTGGGTGCGGGCGGCGGTGGAGGCGGCCGGTGACCGGCCGGTCCTGGTGGTCACCGGTGGCTTCCACCAGCCGGCGCTCCGTGCGCTGACCGGGCCCGGTGCACGCGACGGGGCGGACGGCGACGGCTGGGAGCACGGCGCGGACGGGTGGCCGGTGGTGCCGGCCCCGCCGGACGACGCCATGGCCGGGAGCTTCCTGGTGCCGTACTCCTTCCGGAAGCTGGACGCGTTCGCCGGGTACCAGTCGGGGATGCCGTCGCCCGGCTACTACCAGCAGGTGTGGGAGGCGGGCCCCGAGGCCGCGGCGGACGGCCTGCTCCGGGTGGTCGTCGAGCGGCTGCGGGCACGGAAGTACCCGGTGTCCACCGCCGATCTGATCGCCGCCCGGAGCCTGGCCGAAGGGCTCACGGCCCTGCGCGGCCATCCGAGCCCGGCCCGGATCGATGTGCTGGACGGTCTGGCGGGCGCCCTGATCACGGATGACCTGGACCAGCCGCTGCCATGGACGGGCCGGGGCACGCTGACGGCGGGGGCGCATCCCGCGGTCGTCGAGATGGTCGCGGCCTGCGGCGGCGACCGCATCGGGCGGCTCCATCCGGACACCCCGGCGCCGCCCCTGGTGCACGACGTGGCGGCGCAGCTGGCCGCGCTGGGGCTGGACGGCGGCCCGGAGGCGACGTACCGCCTCGATCTGACGGACGCCGCCGAGCTGGAACGGAGCCGGGTGCTCCACCGGCTGCGGGTGCTGGGCATCCCCGGCCTGGAGCGGACCGCCGGTCCCACGCACGGTGTCGACCCGGTGTTCACCGAACGCTGGGAGGCGCGGCCCGTCCTGGGGCGCGAGGCCGCGCTGGTGGAAGCCGGGGCGTACGGAGCGACTCTGGCCGAGGCGGCAGCCGTCGCCCTCACCGGGCGGACGCGGGGCGGCGCGGCGGAGGCCGACGGTCTTGCGGGGGCACTGTTCGACGCCGTGCTGTGCGGGATGGGCGGTTTCTCGGAGCAGCTGCTCGGCGAACTTTCCTCCTGCGTACGCGAGTTGCAGGCCAGCGGCCCGCTCGGGGAGATACTCGCCACGGCTCTCGGTCTGTGGCGCCACGACCGGGTGTTCGGCATGGCGCGCGGTCCGCTGCTCGCGGCAGTGGTCGACGGGGCGACGGTGCGGCTGCTGTGGCTGCTGGAGGGTGCGCGAGGCTCGTCGGGGGTGGACTTCCCCCGGCTTCGGGCCGTGGTCGCGGTGCGTGACGCGGTGCTGCACGCACCGGAGTCGCTCTCCGTCACCCGGGAGGTCGCGACCGGGGTCGCGCGGCGGATCTCCGAGGATCCGCAGGCGCCGGTCGATCTGCGCGGGGCCTCGTTCGGGCTGGCCCGGTCCCTCGGCCGGGTCCCGGGATCCCCGGGCGTGTCCGGGGATCCGGCCGAGGCGGTGCGTGCGGTGGCGAGGGCCGGTGCGGATGCGCTCGGCGACTGGCTGGCCGGACTGTTCGCACTCGCCCGCGACGAGGTGACGGGCGTGGTGGGCGACGACGACGGCGATGGGCCGGGCGGTGGGGCCGAGTCGCTGATCGATGTGCTGGACGGCCTGGTCGGTGCGTTGTCCGACGACGAGTTCCTGTCCGGACTGCCCGCGCTGCGTCAGGCGTTCGCGTTCTTCCCGCCGCGCGAGCGGGACCGGATCGCCGCCCGTCTGCTGGAACGGCGCGGGGTGCGCGGCTCCTCGCGTTCCCTGCTGCGGACCACCGCGGATCCCCTGCTGATCGCCCGGGCCCGCGCTCTGGAGGAGTCCGTGTCCCGACTGCTGGCCCGCTACGAACTGGAAGCCACCCCATGA
- a CDS encoding roadblock/LC7 domain-containing protein, whose product MIQQRGNMDWMLKELADDVPDIHQIVVLSADGLRIARHGGDPDVADRLAAACAGLQSLAAAVASEIPYSDGLMRLVVIEVTGGFFYLMAAGTGAYLAVLAGETVDAGLVGSRMRDMVVRIGAHLTSPPRHDGQAG is encoded by the coding sequence GTGATCCAGCAGCGGGGAAACATGGACTGGATGCTCAAGGAACTGGCCGACGACGTACCGGACATCCACCAGATCGTGGTGCTCTCCGCCGACGGTCTGCGCATCGCCCGGCACGGCGGCGACCCCGATGTCGCCGACCGCCTCGCGGCGGCCTGCGCCGGACTGCAGAGCCTGGCCGCCGCCGTCGCCTCCGAGATCCCCTACAGCGACGGGCTCATGCGGCTGGTCGTCATCGAGGTCACCGGCGGCTTCTTCTACCTGATGGCCGCCGGAACGGGCGCCTACCTCGCGGTGCTCGCCGGTGAGACGGTCGACGCGGGCCTCGTCGGCTCGCGGATGCGGGACATGGTCGTCAGGATCGGTGCCCACCTGACGAGTCCGCCGCGCCATGACGGGCAGGCCGGATGA
- a CDS encoding cytochrome P450: MTTPFHYEPGAAPGPVPPPECPAHGLGIGPGGVRRFYGPEAERDPHGLYDKLRAEHGTVAPVLLHGDVPAWLVLGHSENLHMTRTPSQFSRDSRRWRALQDGSVAPDHPLAPIFTWQPVCVFADGSTHERLRGAVTDSMGRIDTRGVRRHVNRYSNRLVNDFCQQGRVDLVAQFADRLPMMVMCAIIGMPEEYNDRMVQAARDMTRGTATAVASNAYVLDALTRLVQRRRREPADDFATWLTEHPAGLNDTEVSEHLRLILIASYEATANLIANVLRMVLTDPRFRARLSGGHMTVPEAVEQTLWDEPPFTAVFGRWAVGDTELGGKQIKAGDALIVGIAPANSDPVVRPDPGSDMAGNRAHLAFSGGPHECPGQDIGRAIADVGVDALLMRLPDLELAVEESELSWVGNIMGRHLVELPADFASRPPQDDKEPPSMGRPNLPRQDWEVQSTVRHTAPTPGRVSATAPMSTTSTATAVDDSGSPAAASAVGGIPQQRGESAPARLWRAVSRWWGGN, from the coding sequence GTGACAACCCCATTCCACTACGAGCCCGGAGCGGCCCCCGGGCCGGTTCCGCCCCCCGAATGCCCGGCCCACGGCCTAGGCATCGGCCCCGGCGGAGTGCGCCGGTTCTACGGCCCGGAGGCCGAACGGGACCCCCACGGGCTCTACGACAAGCTGCGCGCCGAACACGGCACCGTGGCCCCCGTGTTGCTGCACGGGGACGTACCCGCCTGGCTGGTCCTCGGGCACAGCGAGAACCTGCACATGACCCGCACCCCCTCGCAGTTCTCCCGCGACTCCCGGCGGTGGCGGGCCCTGCAGGACGGCAGCGTCGCCCCGGACCACCCGCTGGCCCCGATCTTCACCTGGCAGCCGGTGTGCGTGTTCGCCGACGGGTCCACCCATGAGCGTCTGCGCGGCGCGGTCACCGACAGCATGGGCCGGATCGACACCCGCGGCGTCCGCCGCCACGTCAACCGCTACAGCAACCGGCTCGTCAACGACTTCTGCCAGCAGGGCCGCGTCGACCTGGTCGCCCAGTTCGCCGACCGGCTGCCGATGATGGTGATGTGCGCGATCATCGGCATGCCCGAGGAGTACAACGACCGGATGGTCCAGGCCGCCCGCGACATGACCCGCGGCACGGCGACCGCCGTCGCGAGCAACGCCTATGTGCTCGACGCGCTGACCCGGCTCGTCCAGCGCCGCCGGCGCGAACCCGCGGACGACTTCGCCACCTGGCTCACCGAGCATCCCGCCGGGCTGAACGACACGGAGGTCAGCGAGCATCTCCGGCTGATCCTCATCGCCTCCTACGAGGCGACCGCCAACCTGATCGCCAACGTCCTGCGGATGGTGCTCACCGATCCGCGATTCCGGGCCAGGCTCAGCGGCGGTCACATGACGGTCCCCGAGGCGGTCGAGCAGACGCTGTGGGACGAGCCGCCGTTCACCGCGGTCTTCGGCCGCTGGGCGGTCGGTGACACCGAACTCGGCGGCAAGCAGATCAAGGCCGGCGACGCGCTGATCGTCGGCATCGCACCGGCCAACTCCGACCCGGTGGTCCGGCCCGATCCGGGCTCCGACATGGCAGGCAACCGCGCCCACCTCGCGTTCAGCGGCGGCCCCCACGAATGCCCCGGACAGGACATCGGACGGGCCATCGCGGACGTCGGCGTGGACGCCCTGCTGATGCGGCTGCCCGACCTCGAACTCGCCGTCGAGGAGAGCGAGCTGAGCTGGGTCGGCAACATCATGGGCCGGCACCTGGTGGAACTGCCGGCCGACTTCGCCTCCCGCCCGCCGCAGGACGACAAGGAACCGCCGTCCATGGGCAGGCCCAACCTGCCGCGCCAGGACTGGGAGGTCCAGTCGACGGTCCGGCACACCGCACCCACACCCGGACGTGTCTCGGCCACCGCCCCGATGAGTACGACATCCACGGCCACCGCCGTCGACGACTCCGGGAGCCCCGCCGCCGCGTCCGCCGTCGGCGGGATCCCGCAGCAGCGCGGCGAGTCCGCGCCGGCGAGGCTGTGGCGGGCCGTCTCCCGGTGGTGGGGCGGCAACTGA
- a CDS encoding IclR family transcriptional regulator produces the protein MGSNRGYTIESLDTGLRLMQLFLIHDTLTVSEAAELLSVGRSTAHRVLSTLEGRGFATRDFSGRGYSAGPELVRLGSPAGFGPADRERLAAVLDDAALRTGETVQCTALIGDRIIVTDGRESAQPVRVMPEPGSTHPAHATSGGKLLLSRMAPEQVCSLYPHEELPAATPSTVTSRSALLAELQEIRSAGYALSRGESVRGMNTVAVPLTGASRRDRLALMASAPADRGDDTALVRRAGELHLSAALLGEV, from the coding sequence ATGGGCTCGAATCGCGGCTACACCATCGAATCGCTGGACACCGGGCTCCGGTTGATGCAGCTCTTCCTCATCCACGACACGCTCACCGTCTCCGAGGCCGCCGAACTGCTCTCCGTGGGCCGGTCCACCGCGCACCGGGTCCTCAGCACCCTGGAAGGACGGGGCTTCGCGACGCGGGACTTCTCCGGCCGCGGCTACTCGGCCGGGCCGGAGCTGGTCCGGCTCGGCAGCCCGGCGGGATTCGGCCCGGCCGACCGTGAACGGCTCGCGGCGGTGCTGGACGACGCGGCGCTGCGCACCGGCGAGACCGTGCAGTGCACCGCGCTGATCGGTGACCGGATCATCGTCACCGACGGCCGCGAGTCCGCGCAGCCGGTACGGGTGATGCCGGAACCCGGCAGCACGCACCCCGCCCACGCCACGTCGGGCGGGAAGTTGCTGCTCTCCCGCATGGCGCCGGAACAGGTCTGCTCGCTCTACCCGCACGAGGAGCTGCCCGCGGCCACGCCGTCCACCGTCACCTCGCGCTCCGCGCTGCTCGCCGAGCTCCAGGAGATCCGCTCCGCCGGATACGCACTCAGCCGCGGGGAGTCGGTCCGGGGCATGAACACCGTGGCCGTACCGCTGACCGGGGCGAGCCGGCGTGACCGGCTCGCCCTGATGGCATCGGCACCCGCCGATCGCGGCGACGACACGGCGCTCGTCCGCCGCGCCGGAGAACTCCACCTGTCCGCCGCACTGTTGGGCGAGGTCTGA
- a CDS encoding sensor histidine kinase gives MVRVESPPIDREPSVARAVLLPVFLMGGATAAAAALVSTAARIPVVWCGAVATVVVAALSVQLARRARELRAQRAVYERRFADLERRIATHDDETVRISKELLPAAIHRLRVGNSPEEVLRDVVDADELYRDLPDAQRTLVYTVLHIIDNEEAMRDSAQRAFVNVARRVQAIVHRQASELREMEEHHGRNPDVFDDLLRIDHGTALIGRLADSIAVLGGARPSRQWPKPVPLFSVLRGAMSRILEYPRVDLHSIAKVAIIGTAVEPLIHACAELLDNATRYSPPQTRVHVTAVEVQTGIAIEIEDGGVSLSEEARSRAENMLARAQAGSNMNDLGESPRLGMAVVGRLSRMYDLQVSLRQSAYGGVRAVLIVPRAMITTGPAPGIAHGIGATSRPTSDIDQEAMKHVVPARRRKPRTPVAQRPATGPVAPATRPALPAAAMEDDVPVVTEWTAGGLPQRRSRGRAPLGSHNLPAQPADPTAGQRNGYTNGHANGHTNGHGPGGSGGKEQPPGLWLEAFTNAVNGVPQDPKTDEDSDDAWDKGDLK, from the coding sequence ATGGTTCGTGTTGAATCACCGCCGATCGACCGAGAACCCTCCGTCGCTCGCGCCGTGCTGCTGCCCGTGTTCCTGATGGGCGGCGCCACCGCCGCCGCGGCGGCACTGGTCTCCACGGCCGCGCGGATACCAGTCGTCTGGTGCGGTGCCGTCGCCACCGTCGTGGTAGCCGCCCTGAGCGTCCAACTCGCCCGCCGGGCACGCGAACTGCGTGCCCAGCGCGCGGTGTACGAACGGCGCTTCGCCGACCTGGAGCGGCGCATCGCCACCCATGACGACGAGACCGTGCGGATCAGCAAGGAGCTCCTGCCGGCCGCCATCCACCGTCTGCGCGTGGGCAATTCGCCCGAAGAGGTGCTCCGCGACGTCGTCGACGCGGACGAGCTGTACCGCGACCTGCCCGACGCCCAGCGCACCCTCGTCTACACGGTGCTGCACATCATCGACAACGAAGAGGCGATGCGTGACTCCGCGCAGCGCGCCTTCGTCAACGTCGCCCGGCGCGTCCAGGCGATCGTCCACCGCCAGGCGAGTGAACTGCGCGAGATGGAGGAGCACCACGGGCGCAACCCCGACGTCTTCGACGACCTGCTCCGCATCGACCACGGCACCGCGCTGATCGGCCGCCTCGCCGACTCCATCGCGGTACTCGGCGGCGCCCGTCCCAGCCGTCAGTGGCCCAAGCCCGTACCGCTGTTCAGCGTGCTGCGCGGCGCCATGTCGCGGATCCTGGAATACCCCCGCGTCGATCTGCACTCGATCGCCAAGGTCGCCATCATCGGCACCGCCGTCGAGCCGCTCATCCACGCCTGCGCCGAACTCCTCGACAACGCCACCCGTTACTCGCCCCCGCAGACCCGGGTGCACGTCACCGCCGTCGAGGTGCAGACCGGCATCGCCATCGAGATCGAGGACGGCGGCGTCTCGCTCAGCGAGGAGGCCCGCTCGCGGGCCGAGAACATGCTCGCCAGGGCCCAGGCCGGCTCCAACATGAACGACCTCGGCGAGTCCCCGCGCCTAGGCATGGCCGTCGTCGGCCGGCTCTCGCGGATGTACGACCTCCAGGTCTCGCTGCGGCAGTCCGCGTACGGCGGTGTCCGCGCCGTGCTCATCGTGCCCCGCGCCATGATCACCACCGGACCCGCTCCCGGCATCGCCCACGGCATCGGTGCCACGTCGAGGCCCACCAGCGACATCGACCAGGAGGCGATGAAGCACGTCGTGCCGGCCCGCCGCCGCAAGCCCCGTACCCCCGTGGCCCAGCGACCCGCCACCGGGCCGGTCGCACCCGCCACCCGGCCGGCCCTTCCCGCAGCCGCCATGGAGGACGACGTCCCCGTGGTGACCGAATGGACCGCGGGCGGGCTCCCGCAGCGCCGCAGCCGCGGCAGGGCGCCCCTCGGCTCGCACAACCTCCCGGCCCAGCCCGCCGACCCCACCGCGGGCCAGCGCAACGGCTACACCAACGGCCACGCCAACGGCCACACCAACGGTCACGGGCCCGGCGGATCCGGCGGCAAGGAACAGCCGCCCGGACTCTGGCTGGAGGCCTTCACCAACGCGGTCAACGGTGTGCCGCAGGACCCGAAGACCGACGAAGACTCTGACGATGCGTGGGACAAGGGAGACCTGAAGTGA
- a CDS encoding VWA domain-containing protein produces MTTPEQAPGRAPGPEEGSGTAPDAGLERWRLVLGAAAERHTGQLGPADAGRDAALDWLYGRDPELTRRGVRRSGSAPRTGGDGPSPVTAVDWLDDIHRLFPKETIERLERDAVEKYGIQEIVTDPAVLERVEPSQTLLRAVLRTKHLMNPQVLRLARRIVESVVKQLLDRLRPEIRRAFHGTRSRKPSRVPLARDFDFRQTVKANLAHYQPDERRLLIERAHFHSRTRRHVTQWQLILLVDQSGSMAGSVIHSAVTAACLWGLPGLKTHLVAFDTQVVDLTSDVTDPVELLMRVQLGGGTDIARAVEYGAGLVENPRRTVVALITDFYEGGDPYRLVRAVRGLVEQGSTVLGLAALDEDADPEYDRVTAGKLAAAGAHVGAMTPGRLAEFVAERLGR; encoded by the coding sequence ATGACCACGCCCGAACAGGCACCCGGCCGGGCACCCGGGCCCGAGGAGGGGTCCGGCACGGCTCCCGACGCGGGGCTGGAGCGCTGGCGCCTGGTCCTCGGCGCCGCCGCCGAGCGGCACACCGGACAGCTGGGTCCGGCCGACGCCGGCCGGGACGCCGCACTCGACTGGCTCTACGGCCGCGACCCCGAGCTCACCCGCCGCGGGGTGCGCCGTTCCGGTTCGGCTCCCCGGACGGGCGGCGACGGACCGTCACCGGTGACCGCTGTCGACTGGCTCGACGACATCCACCGGCTCTTCCCGAAGGAGACCATCGAACGCCTGGAACGGGACGCCGTCGAGAAGTACGGCATCCAGGAGATCGTCACCGACCCCGCGGTGCTGGAGCGGGTCGAGCCGAGCCAGACGCTGCTGCGCGCCGTGCTGCGGACCAAGCATCTGATGAACCCACAGGTGCTGCGACTGGCCCGGCGCATCGTCGAGTCGGTGGTGAAACAGCTCCTGGACAGGCTCCGGCCGGAGATCCGCCGGGCGTTCCACGGCACCCGCTCCCGCAAGCCCAGCCGGGTCCCGCTGGCGAGGGACTTCGACTTCCGGCAGACGGTGAAGGCCAACCTCGCCCACTACCAGCCGGACGAACGGCGCCTGCTCATCGAGCGCGCCCACTTCCACTCCCGTACCCGACGCCATGTGACGCAGTGGCAGCTGATCCTGCTGGTCGACCAGTCGGGCTCGATGGCCGGATCGGTCATCCATTCCGCGGTGACCGCCGCGTGTCTGTGGGGCCTGCCCGGTCTCAAGACGCATCTGGTCGCCTTCGACACCCAGGTGGTGGACCTGACCTCCGACGTGACCGATCCGGTGGAGCTGCTGATGCGGGTCCAGCTGGGCGGCGGCACCGACATCGCACGGGCCGTGGAGTACGGCGCGGGTCTCGTGGAGAACCCGCGTCGCACCGTCGTCGCGCTGATCACCGACTTCTACGAGGGCGGCGACCCGTACCGGCTGGTGCGGGCGGTGCGGGGGCTGGTGGAGCAGGGCTCGACCGTGCTGGGGCTGGCCGCGCTCGACGAGGACGCCGACCCGGAGTACGACCGGGTGACGGCCGGGAAGCTCGCCGCGGCGGGGGCCCACGTCGGGGCGATGACGCCGGGCCGGCTCGCCGAGTTCGTCGCCGAGAGGCTGGGCCGATGA
- a CDS encoding DUF742 domain-containing protein, translated as MSSPRRERRKADPALSDPERLYVISGDPDGSERAQLDLVTMIVAQAEPSPTVQPEQAVILRLCQAPLSVAEISAYLGLPFSVVTSLLTELLAAELIESRAPIVRATLPDRSLLEAVMHGLQKL; from the coding sequence ATGAGCTCTCCCCGACGAGAACGCCGAAAGGCCGATCCGGCACTGAGCGATCCGGAACGGCTGTACGTGATCAGCGGCGATCCCGACGGCAGCGAGAGGGCGCAGCTCGACCTGGTCACGATGATCGTCGCCCAGGCAGAGCCGTCACCGACGGTCCAGCCCGAGCAGGCCGTGATCCTGCGGCTCTGTCAGGCACCGTTATCCGTCGCCGAGATCTCGGCATACCTCGGTCTGCCCTTCAGCGTGGTGACCTCGCTCCTCACCGAACTCCTCGCTGCCGAGCTCATCGAATCGCGCGCACCCATCGTCCGCGCCACTCTCCCGGACAGGTCCCTTCTCGAAGCGGTGATGCATGGACTTCAGAAGCTCTGA